The following are encoded in a window of Ignavibacteriales bacterium genomic DNA:
- the rpe gene encoding ribulose-phosphate 3-epimerase, with protein MSPKKLIASSILTADFSNLSQQIRFTELGGADWIHCDIMDGKFVPNLSFGPVVVQAVRKITKLPVDVHLMIKNPDALLEKFVEAGANWVTVHQEEVVHLNRTLTRIKELGAKAGVAINPSTPITTLVEVINLVDLVLIMSVNPGFGGQKFIQSSISKIQELNNLRTKTSSNFLIEVDGGISKNNIKGLADAGCDVFVVGNSIFGQDNITAATIELKNMVM; from the coding sequence ATGAGTCCAAAGAAATTAATAGCTTCATCTATTTTAACCGCAGATTTTTCTAATCTTTCACAGCAGATTCGTTTTACAGAACTTGGCGGAGCTGATTGGATTCATTGTGATATTATGGACGGTAAGTTTGTTCCTAATTTAAGTTTTGGACCTGTTGTAGTACAAGCCGTAAGAAAAATTACCAAACTTCCGGTTGATGTTCATTTAATGATTAAAAATCCCGATGCTTTACTGGAAAAATTTGTTGAAGCCGGAGCTAATTGGGTAACAGTTCATCAAGAAGAAGTTGTTCATCTTAACAGAACGTTAACAAGAATTAAAGAGTTAGGAGCAAAAGCCGGAGTTGCAATTAATCCTTCTACACCAATTACAACTTTAGTAGAAGTAATCAATCTTGTTGATTTGGTATTGATTATGTCGGTCAATCCAGGTTTTGGAGGTCAAAAATTTATTCAATCCTCAATTAGCAAAATTCAAGAACTTAATAATTTAAGGACAAAAACTTCTTCTAACTTTTTAATTGAAGTTGACGGCGGTATCAGTAAAAATAATATCAAAGGACTTGCGGATGCCGGTTGTGATGTATTTGTAGTAGGGAATTCTATATTTGGTCAGGATAACATCACTGCTGCTACGATCGAATTGAAAAATATGGTCATGTAA
- a CDS encoding PASTA domain-containing protein — MKKPSKIFWKKLLYVFGGILIFLLVIDYIILPLYVSGSEHQIPNVIGKQKDEAIKILEDAGLNPIIQTSRFDQKYQRDHVIFQNPSPNMAVKTNRRVYLTISGGDPQIKMPSLVGKTIRDATVTLERLGLSIGKVDSVESEFPAGIIVEQQFLQGKEISKGSAVNFKLSIGPQVGMVRVPSLFGQTLSEAEKILKNNSLRVGNKVYIFSQNYLPNTVVDQYPSINTLTKIGDSVTVTLTRTK, encoded by the coding sequence ATGAAAAAGCCCTCAAAAATATTTTGGAAAAAATTACTGTACGTCTTTGGAGGCATCTTAATCTTTCTTCTTGTAATTGATTACATCATTTTACCGCTTTATGTAAGCGGAAGTGAGCATCAAATACCTAATGTTATCGGTAAACAAAAAGATGAAGCAATAAAAATTCTTGAAGATGCCGGTCTTAATCCTATTATACAAACATCCCGATTCGATCAAAAATATCAGAGAGATCATGTAATATTTCAAAATCCGTCTCCTAATATGGCTGTTAAAACTAATCGAAGAGTATATCTAACAATCAGCGGAGGAGATCCGCAAATCAAGATGCCTTCGTTAGTTGGTAAAACGATTAGAGATGCAACTGTAACTCTTGAACGACTTGGTCTTTCTATCGGAAAAGTTGATTCAGTAGAATCTGAATTTCCTGCCGGTATAATTGTAGAGCAGCAATTTCTTCAAGGAAAAGAAATTTCAAAAGGATCGGCGGTTAATTTTAAACTAAGTATTGGACCTCAGGTTGGTATGGTTCGTGTCCCAAGTCTATTTGGGCAAACATTATCGGAAGCAGAAAAAATCCTTAAGAATAATTCACTAAGAGTAGGTAATAAAGTATATATCTTCTCACAAAATTATTTACCAAACACTGTTGTAGATCAATATCCAAGTATAAATACGTTGACTAAAATTGGCGACAGTGTGACAGTTACTTTAACAAGAACAAAATAG
- the cdaA gene encoding diadenylate cyclase CdaA translates to MFEIIKIGFLSISFLDLIDILLVAFIFYKVYTIIRATIAAQIFYGLIFVLILSFLAQAANFKALGWLLRLLTDIWVIAFVILFQPEIRRLLIIIGKNPIFRMFIKSDESNLTDVITETAFELAQHQHGALIVIVKSVGIRSIVETGELINAKVTKNLLRSIFFPHSPLHDGAVIIMNDTIEAARCTLPLSSEYAKNGKPLGMRHKAGLGISEQADVISVIVSEETGSISVAEDGQIKTGLSKEGLRNYLNNSLSDSKGKGLKVISQMFKKKKMFSDLE, encoded by the coding sequence ATGTTTGAAATAATCAAAATAGGATTTCTTTCAATATCATTCCTTGATCTAATTGATATTCTTCTGGTTGCTTTTATTTTTTATAAAGTATATACAATTATTCGTGCAACAATTGCAGCTCAAATATTTTATGGTTTGATCTTTGTCCTTATTCTTTCTTTTCTAGCACAAGCGGCTAATTTTAAAGCTCTCGGATGGCTGCTTAGATTACTAACCGATATTTGGGTAATTGCATTTGTAATCCTATTCCAACCTGAAATAAGAAGATTACTAATAATTATAGGAAAGAATCCGATTTTTAGAATGTTTATAAAAAGTGACGAATCAAATCTTACAGATGTAATCACAGAAACGGCATTTGAATTAGCTCAACACCAACACGGTGCTTTGATAGTTATTGTAAAATCAGTTGGTATCCGTAGTATTGTAGAAACGGGTGAATTGATCAATGCAAAAGTTACAAAGAATTTATTGCGTTCTATCTTTTTCCCGCATTCACCTTTACACGATGGCGCAGTGATTATTATGAATGATACAATTGAAGCTGCACGATGTACGCTGCCGTTATCAAGTGAGTATGCAAAAAACGGCAAACCTCTTGGAATGCGCCATAAGGCGGGTCTCGGTATTTCAGAACAAGCAGATGTTATTAGTGTCATTGTATCAGAAGAGACAGGCAGTATTTCTGTCGCCGAAGACGGACAAATTAAAACCGGTTTATCTAAAGAGGGACTAAGAAATTATCTAAATAATTCACTCAGTGATTCTAAAGGGAAAGGTTTGAAAGTGATATCACAAATGTTTAAGAAGAAAAAAATGTTTTCTGATTTAGAGTAA
- the folP gene encoding dihydropteroate synthase, which translates to MTIQLVDIFYPNVFRRYSAKYNIFRELYEKDLVGIEIRGIEFKLAQNIKRIILTNKEICYTTGKKGDLICDLLVIGTYGIFRELSKEIISIGNEDLGRKVARILQNITDYENQTIQIGKLTFPLDRAYTVGILNVTPDSFSDGGKYYQKENAVEHGLKLLEQGADILDIGGESTRPGADPISEEEEIKRVIPVIEEIIKAKPDSLISIDTSKSEVAHEALQSGAKLVNDISSYTLDPKILDVTKQFNAVLILMHMKEIPKTMQDSPYYEDVVSEIYDYLKAKVETAKKNGIKNIIIDPGIGFGKRVMDNYELIKRLNEFKGIGQPILVGLSRKSFLGKALELNIEERGEPTLIAETLAIKNGTRFIRTHEVKKTIYASKLNRFFDNPELLQNV; encoded by the coding sequence TTGACTATCCAGCTTGTTGATATTTTTTATCCTAATGTCTTTCGAAGATATAGTGCAAAGTATAATATTTTTCGTGAATTATATGAGAAAGATCTTGTTGGAATTGAGATACGCGGGATTGAATTCAAACTTGCTCAAAATATAAAACGAATTATTCTGACCAATAAAGAGATCTGCTATACAACCGGTAAGAAAGGCGATCTTATATGTGATCTATTGGTGATTGGCACATATGGTATTTTTAGAGAGTTATCAAAAGAAATTATTTCAATCGGCAACGAAGATTTAGGGCGGAAAGTAGCACGTATTCTTCAGAATATTACAGATTATGAAAACCAGACTATACAAATTGGTAAACTTACTTTTCCGTTAGACCGTGCATACACTGTTGGAATTCTAAATGTTACACCGGATTCGTTTTCCGACGGTGGAAAATATTATCAAAAAGAAAATGCGGTCGAACATGGACTTAAATTATTAGAGCAAGGTGCTGATATTCTTGATATCGGCGGCGAATCTACAAGACCGGGCGCAGATCCTATAAGTGAAGAAGAGGAGATTAAGCGGGTAATACCTGTAATCGAAGAAATTATTAAAGCAAAACCGGATTCGCTAATTTCAATTGACACATCAAAATCTGAAGTAGCTCATGAGGCATTACAAAGCGGTGCTAAGTTAGTCAATGATATTAGTTCATACACATTAGATCCAAAAATTTTAGATGTCACTAAACAATTTAATGCAGTATTGATTTTGATGCATATGAAAGAAATTCCCAAGACAATGCAAGATTCTCCGTACTATGAAGATGTTGTTTCTGAAATTTATGATTATCTAAAAGCCAAAGTTGAAACCGCAAAAAAAAATGGTATAAAAAATATTATTATAGATCCCGGAATTGGATTCGGGAAAAGAGTAATGGATAATTATGAATTAATAAAACGATTAAATGAATTCAAAGGAATAGGGCAACCGATTCTTGTGGGGCTTTCTAGGAAATCATTCCTTGGCAAAGCACTTGAACTTAATATTGAAGAAAGAGGTGAGCCTACTCTTATCGCTGAAACACTTGCAATTAAAAACGGTACACGCTTTATTCGTACTCATGAAGTTAAGAAAACAATATATGCATCTAAGTTAAACCGCTTTTTTGATAATCCGGAATTACTGCAGAATGTTTGA